TGCGATCGATTTCCGGGTTAACACGCTGCCGACACTGTGGGGCGAGAAAATCGTGATGCGGATTCTCGACCCGACCACGGCGCAGATGGGCATCGATGCGCTGGGTTATGAGCCGGAGCAAAAGGCACTTTATCTGGAAGCCTTGCGCCAGCCGCAGGGCATGATCCTGGTGACAGGCCCAACCGGTTCCGGCAAGACCGTTTCGCTTTATACCGGCCTCAACATTCTCAACACGGTAGACATCAACATCTCCACCGCCGAAGACCCGGTTGAAATCAACCTGGAAGGCATCAATCAGGTCAACGTCAACCCGCGTCAGGGCATGGACTTCTCGCAGGCGCTGCGCGCGTTTCTGCGGCAAGACCCGGACGTGATCATGGTCGGGGAGATTCGTGACCTGGAGACGGCCGAGATCGCGATCAAGGCCTCACAAACCGGTCACATGGTGCTGTCGACGCTGCACACCAACAGTGCTGCAGAAACCCTGACCCGCCTGCACCACATGGGCGTCGCAGCGTTCAACATCGCGACCGCGATCAACCTGATCATCGCCCAGCGGCTGGCACGCAAATTGTGCCCCTACTGCAAGAAGGAAGTGGATATCCCCCGCGAGACTTTGATTGCGGAAGGTTTCCCCGAGGCAAAAATCGGCAGTTTTAAGCTTTACTCCCCAGTGGGCTGCGACCAGTGCAACGGCGGCTACAAAGGCCGCGTCGGGATTTACGAAGTGGTTAAAAGCACGCCGGCGCTGGAACGCATCATTATGGAAGAAGGCAACTCCATCGAGATTTCCGAGCAGATGCGCAAGGACGGTTTCAACGACCTGCGCACCTCCGGCCTGATGAAGGCCATGCAGGGCGTGACCAGCCTTGAGGAAATCAACCGGGT
The DNA window shown above is from Pseudomonas sp. BSw22131 and carries:
- the pilB gene encoding type IV-A pilus assembly ATPase PilB, which encodes MTDVVLTGLAKQLVVAELLNEKAAQQAYQQARRDKVSLVHHLVQSKLVKSLTLAEVASDQFGIPFLDLNMLDKESQPKGLVSEKLVRQHCALPLWRRGNKLFVGISDPTNHQAITDIQFSTGLTTEAILVEDDKLTIAIDKFFDSNGGMGDLADVDLGLEIETVDESKESSIGGQDADDAPVVRFVNKMLMDAIRLGSSDLHFEPYEKMFRVRLRTDGILHEVARPPIHLAGRIAARLKVMASLDISERRKPQDGRIKLRISKNRAIDFRVNTLPTLWGEKIVMRILDPTTAQMGIDALGYEPEQKALYLEALRQPQGMILVTGPTGSGKTVSLYTGLNILNTVDINISTAEDPVEINLEGINQVNVNPRQGMDFSQALRAFLRQDPDVIMVGEIRDLETAEIAIKASQTGHMVLSTLHTNSAAETLTRLHHMGVAAFNIATAINLIIAQRLARKLCPYCKKEVDIPRETLIAEGFPEAKIGSFKLYSPVGCDQCNGGYKGRVGIYEVVKSTPALERIIMEEGNSIEISEQMRKDGFNDLRTSGLMKAMQGVTSLEEINRVTKD